A region from the Lolium perenne isolate Kyuss_39 chromosome 4, Kyuss_2.0, whole genome shotgun sequence genome encodes:
- the LOC127332300 gene encoding uncharacterized protein, which yields MHSLSRVLRLPASTTTSSSCGLRRLSSHRRPPPHPPAATGDDEWNDAWETAWLPGDSPASSPAPAAPWESPTSETVAATVPAIPAEVDPDTKAFVADMDERWAERRAATRRPRAPRPPPAAEGAGGAEAKKAGADEYRTRKQRVHAALWVKEIDKMEEARLGGGGGRRGAADDIDRLLDSCSEIFDSGNADFGDSKIPSTGEIKTKPDGWEITSRGQDGNIWEISQREEDILLQEFERRIAFSKQQIASFIKTHIFSRRRPIDGWKYMIEEIGPNARKGKGSVQRLPSVTDPATQPFREESPAIASSGSSFRVNRHDDSPAAASGSSFRGNRHDDSSAAASSGSSFRGNRHY from the exons ATGCACTCGCTCAGCCGCGTCCTCCGCCTACCGGCGTCCACCACAACCTCCTCCTCCTGCGGCCTCCGCCGCCTCTCGTCCCACCGCCGCCCTCCGCCGCACCCGCCTGCGGCCACCGGCGACGACGAGTGGAACGACGCGTGGGAGACCGCATGGCTCCCGGGCGACTCACCCGCTTCCTCCCCGGCGCCCGCCGCGCCGTGGGAGTCCCCCACATCGGAAACCGTTGCGGCCACCGTCCCAGCCATACCCGCCGAGGTGGACCCTGACACCAAAGCCTTCGTCGCCGACATGGACGAGCGCTGGGCCGAGCGCCGCGCCGCGACGAGGCGGCCGCGCGCTCCTCGCCCTCCTCCTGCTGCAGAGGGAGCGGGCGGCGCCGAGGCGAAGAAGGCAGGGGCGGACGAGTATAGGACAAGGAAGCAGCGCGTGCACGCTGCTCTTTGGGTGAAGGAGATCGACAAGATGGAGGAGGCGcgccttggcggcggcggcggcaggcgcGGCGCAGCCGATGACATCGACCGGCTCCTTGACTCGTGCTCAGA GATCTTTGATTCTGGCAACGCTGATTTTGGCGATTCAAAGATACCAAGCACTGGTGAGATCAAAACCAAGCCTGATGGTTGGGAAATTACCTCGAGAGGTCAGGATGGTAACATATGGGAAATCTCACAGCGTGAGGAGGACATTCTTCTCCAAGAATTTGAGAGGCGCATCGCTTTCAGTAAACAGCAG ATTGCTAGCTTCATCAAGACTCACATATTTAGTCGGAGACGACCTATCGATGGATGGAAGTACATGATTGAAGAAATTGGCCCCAACGCAAGGAAAGGAAAAGGAAGTGTACAGAGATTACCAAGCGTGACGGATCCCGCTACCCAGCCGTTCAGGGAGGAATCACCTGCAATTGCCTCTTCTGGTTCCTCCTTCAGAGTGAACCGGCATGATGACTCACCAGCAGCTGCCTCTGGCTCATCCTTCAGAGGAAACCGGCATGACGACTCATCCGCAGCTGCCTCTTCTGGTTCCTCCTTCAGAGGAAACCGGCATTACTGA
- the LOC127332301 gene encoding protein IRON-RELATED TRANSCRIPTION FACTOR 3, producing MRLAHPFLLLYSPPRRHQEQRGRHRRTATCCKPFSNPFHFFLAFQRRDMVAMLPADADALSAGAAEKRINGPVNESKCKKKAPRKIHKAEREKHKRDLLNDLFGDLGDMLEADRQNSGKACILTDTTRILRDLLSQLESLRKENTTLQNESHYVTMERNELQDENGVLRNEILELQNALATRLAGNPGWDHGTAGLPLPVPHSTSTDFPSQQPMQSPIIASTIFPALQQPAPPRELKLFPDAVSEIEGPEPSEDHEAPNHVARPQARYPTESAAWPVSLGLPRMEDEQCSSSTTGSTKEGRSGSD from the exons ATGCGCCTCGCACACCCTTTTCTTCTTCTTTACTCTCCGCCCCGGCGCCACCAAGAACAGAGAGGGAGACACCGGCGGACGGCGACCTGCTGCAAACCTTTCTCCAATCCGTTTCACTTCTTCCTG GCGTTTCAGCGGCGAGATATGGTCGCCATGTTGCCAGCGGATGCCGACGCCCTCAGCGCCGGCGCTGCCGAGAAGCGCATCAATGG GCCTGTCAATGAGAGCAAGTGCAAGAAGAAGGCCCCCAGGAAGATCCACAAGGCAGAGAGGGAGAAGCACAAGCGCGATCTGCTCAATGATCTCTTCGGCGACCTCGGCGACATGCTAG AAGCGGACAGGCAGAACAGCGGGAAAGCATGCATATTAACTGACACCACTCGGATACTTCGGGATCTGCTTTCTCAGCTAGAATCTCTAAGAAAGGAGAATACCACCCTGCAGAATGAATCTCATTAT gttacaatggagaGGAATGAGCTGCAGGATGAGAACGGTGTGCTCCGCAACGAAATCCTAGAGCTACAAAATGCTCTGGCGACGCGGCTCGCTGGCAATCCAGGCTGGGACCATGGCACGGCTGGGTTGCCTCTCCCTGTTCCTCACTCCACAAGCACAGATTTCCCATCGCAGCAGCCAATGCAATCGCCCATCATCGCAAGCACAATATTCCCTGCATTGCAGCAGCCAGCACCACCACGGGAACTTAAGCTCTTCCCAGATGCGGTATCTGAAATCGAAGGCCCTGAACCATCAGAAGACCATGAGGCCCCCAATCATGTTGCACGGCCGCAGGCAAGGTACCCGACAGAGTCAGCCGCTTGGCCTGTAAGCCTTGGCCTCCCGAGGATGGAAGATGAACAATGTAGCAGTAGCACAACAGGCAGTACTAAGGAAGGCAGGTCAGGTAGTGATTGA